In Thermus albus, the following proteins share a genomic window:
- a CDS encoding 50S ribosomal protein L23 has protein sequence MKTAFDVILAPVLSEKAYAGFAEGKYTFWVHPKATKTEIKNAVEAAFKVKVVGVNTMTVRGKKKRLGRYLGKRPDRKKAIVQVAAGQKIEALEGLI, from the coding sequence ATGAAGACCGCCTTTGACGTGATCCTGGCCCCGGTGCTTTCCGAAAAGGCCTATGCTGGCTTCGCCGAGGGCAAGTACACCTTCTGGGTCCACCCCAAGGCCACCAAAACGGAGATTAAAAACGCCGTGGAGGCGGCCTTTAAGGTCAAGGTGGTGGGGGTGAACACCATGACGGTGCGGGGAAAGAAAAAGCGCCTGGGCCGTTACCTGGGCAAGCGCCCCGACCGCAAGAAGGCCATCGTGCAGGTGGCTGCCGGGCAGAAGATTGAGGCCTTGGAGGGCCTCATCTAG
- the rplB gene encoding 50S ribosomal protein L2 has protein sequence MAVKKFKPYTPSRRFMTVADFSEITKTEPEKSLVKPLKKTGGRNNQGRITVRFRGGGHKRLYRIIDFKRWDKAGIPAKVAAIEYDPNRSARIALLHYVDGEKRYIIAPDGLQVGQQVVAGPDAPIGVGNALPLRFIPVGTVVHAVELEPKKGAKLARSAGTSTQIQGREGDYVILRLPSGELRKVHGECYATIGAVGNADHKNIVLGKAGRTRWLGRKPHVRGAAMNPVDHPHGGGEGRAPRGRPPASPWGWQTKGLKTRKRRKPSSRFIIARRKK, from the coding sequence ATGGCAGTAAAGAAGTTCAAACCCTACACCCCAAGCCGCCGCTTCATGACGGTGGCGGACTTCTCCGAGATCACCAAAACGGAGCCGGAGAAGTCTTTGGTCAAGCCCCTGAAGAAGACGGGGGGGCGGAACAACCAGGGGCGCATCACCGTGCGCTTCCGCGGGGGCGGCCACAAGCGGCTTTACCGGATCATTGACTTCAAGCGCTGGGATAAGGCAGGCATCCCCGCCAAGGTGGCGGCCATCGAGTACGACCCCAACCGCTCGGCCCGCATCGCCCTCTTGCACTACGTGGACGGGGAAAAGCGCTACATTATCGCCCCCGATGGCCTGCAGGTGGGCCAGCAGGTGGTGGCGGGGCCGGATGCCCCTATAGGGGTGGGCAACGCCCTCCCCCTTCGCTTCATCCCTGTGGGTACCGTGGTGCATGCGGTGGAGTTGGAGCCCAAGAAAGGGGCTAAGCTGGCCCGTTCCGCTGGTACCAGCACCCAGATCCAGGGCCGGGAAGGGGATTACGTGATTCTGCGCCTGCCTTCCGGGGAACTTAGGAAGGTGCACGGGGAGTGCTACGCCACCATCGGGGCTGTGGGCAACGCCGACCACAAGAACATCGTCCTGGGCAAGGCGGGCCGCACCCGTTGGCTGGGCCGCAAGCCCCACGTGCGGGGTGCCGCCATGAACCCGGTGGACCACCCCCACGGCGGTGGTGAGGGCCGGGCACCCCGGGGCCGGCCCCCCGCTTCCCCCTGGGGCTGGCAGACCAAGGGCCTTAAGACCAGGAAGCGGCGGAAGCCCTCCAGCCGCTTCATCATCGCCCGGCGCAAGAAGTGA
- the rplD gene encoding 50S ribosomal protein L4: MVYQIPVLSSSGKRELSADLPQEINPHLLWEVVRWQLAKRRRGTASTKTRGEVAYSSRKIYPQKHTGRARHGDIGAPIFVGGGVVFGPKPRDYSYTLPKKVRQAGLAMAVADRAREGKLLLVEDFPGVNGKTKEFLAWAKVAGLDGAESVLLVTANEVVRRAARNLPWVVTLAPEGLNVYDILRTGRLVMDLAAWEAFQARMGGEA, translated from the coding sequence CGGGAGCTTTCCGCTGACCTTCCCCAGGAGATCAATCCCCATCTCCTTTGGGAGGTGGTGCGCTGGCAGCTGGCGAAAAGGCGCCGGGGTACCGCCAGCACCAAGACCCGGGGTGAGGTGGCCTACTCCAGCCGCAAGATCTACCCCCAGAAGCACACGGGCCGGGCCCGCCACGGGGATATAGGGGCCCCCATCTTCGTGGGGGGTGGGGTGGTTTTTGGCCCCAAGCCCCGGGACTACAGCTACACCTTGCCCAAGAAGGTGCGGCAGGCGGGCCTGGCCATGGCGGTGGCCGACCGGGCCAGGGAGGGCAAGCTCCTTTTGGTGGAGGACTTCCCCGGCGTGAACGGCAAGACCAAGGAGTTTTTGGCCTGGGCCAAGGTTGCGGGGCTGGACGGCGCGGAAAGCGTCCTCCTGGTGACGGCCAACGAGGTGGTGCGCCGGGCGGCCCGCAACCTCCCTTGGGTGGTAACCCTGGCCCCGGAAGGGCTCAACGTCTACGACATCCTGCGCACCGGACGCCTGGTCATGGACCTGGCGGCCTGGGAAGCCTTCCAGGCCCGCATGGGGGGTGAGGCATGA
- the rplV gene encoding 50S ribosomal protein L22 — protein sequence MEAKAIARYVRISPRKVRLVVDLIRGKSLEEARAILRYTPKRGAYYVAKVLESAAANAVNNHDMLEDRLFVKAAFVDEGPALKRVLPRARGRADIIKKKTSHITVILGEKHGK from the coding sequence ATGGAAGCGAAAGCCATTGCCCGTTACGTGCGCATCTCCCCCAGGAAGGTCCGGTTGGTGGTGGACCTGATCCGGGGGAAGAGCCTCGAGGAGGCCCGCGCCATCCTGCGCTACACCCCCAAGCGGGGGGCCTATTACGTGGCCAAGGTGCTGGAGTCCGCCGCCGCCAACGCGGTCAACAACCACGACATGCTGGAGGATAGGCTTTTTGTGAAGGCGGCCTTTGTGGACGAGGGGCCGGCCCTAAAAAGGGTGCTTCCCCGGGCCCGGGGCCGGGCGGACATCATCAAGAAGAAGACCAGCCACATCACGGTGATCCTGGGGGAGAA
- the rpsS gene encoding 30S ribosomal protein S19, which translates to MPRSLKKGVFVDEHLLEKVLELNAKGEKRLIKTWSRRSTIVPEMVGHTIAVYNGKQHVPVYITENMVGHKLGEFAPTRTYRGHGKEAKATKKK; encoded by the coding sequence ATGCCGCGTAGCTTGAAGAAGGGCGTATTCGTTGACGAACACCTCTTGGAGAAGGTGCTGGAGCTGAACGCCAAGGGGGAAAAGCGGCTCATCAAGACCTGGAGCCGCCGCTCCACCATCGTCCCCGAGATGGTGGGCCATACCATTGCGGTCTACAACGGCAAGCAGCACGTGCCCGTCTACATCACCGAGAACATGGTGGGGCACAAGCTGGGAGAGTTCGCCCCCACCCGCACCTACCGGGGGCATGGCAAAGAGGCTAAGGCCACCAAGAAGAAGTAG